Proteins found in one Exiguobacterium sp. 9-2 genomic segment:
- the spo0A gene encoding sporulation transcription factor Spo0A, protein MIKVGIADDNREMVELIRQHISAQEDMEVVCVAYNGESCLERMKEHEVDVLLLDIIMPHLDGLGVLEELMKKKKNPAVIMLSAFGKDEVSQQAVTLGASYFLLKPFSMDQLVQKIRLVTNQGQAPAIETIDLKVGSTLREVGIAPHIKGFTYLKDAVLMVLEREDLLGLITKELYPTIAKKHQTTASRVERAMRHAIKSAWNEGMQQHELFNGRIEQEKSPKNSEFISYVSSHMNQEQSG, encoded by the coding sequence TTGATTAAAGTCGGGATAGCAGATGATAATCGCGAAATGGTCGAACTGATTCGCCAGCATATCTCTGCGCAAGAAGACATGGAAGTCGTTTGCGTCGCCTACAATGGCGAGAGTTGTCTCGAACGCATGAAAGAACATGAGGTGGATGTATTGCTCCTCGACATCATCATGCCTCATTTAGATGGGCTTGGTGTGCTCGAAGAATTGATGAAGAAAAAGAAGAATCCTGCTGTCATCATGTTGAGTGCTTTCGGTAAGGACGAGGTCTCACAACAGGCGGTCACCCTTGGAGCATCATACTTCTTACTTAAACCGTTCAGCATGGATCAGCTCGTTCAAAAAATTCGTCTCGTGACGAATCAAGGACAAGCTCCGGCGATCGAAACGATTGATCTAAAAGTCGGCTCGACGCTTCGAGAAGTGGGGATCGCTCCGCATATCAAAGGGTTTACGTATTTAAAAGACGCTGTCTTAATGGTGCTTGAACGGGAAGATCTACTCGGATTGATCACAAAGGAACTCTATCCGACGATTGCGAAAAAACATCAAACAACAGCTTCTCGCGTCGAACGAGCGATGCGTCATGCCATCAAGTCCGCCTGGAACGAAGGAATGCAGCAACACGAGTTGTTTAACGGTCGGATCGAACAAGAGAAGAGTCCAAAGAACTCTGAATTCATCTCGTATGTATCGAGTCATATGAATCAAGAACAATCCGGTTGA
- a CDS encoding dihydrofolate reductase family protein: MRKVIVFEHLSLDGVVQAPSGKEEDVNNDFEHGGWTVPFQHPEIGQVIRGWMHEDCSLLLGRATYEQWASYWPLHSDVWPIADHAMKYVATRHALPVLWQPTTCLKHPTSELKLLKQQDGPPFHIWGSSELVHTLYQADLIDELRLIHYPVIIGSGKRLFPDQRMVPLTWNVMEQHTFDNGVSIIRYERNKNQI; encoded by the coding sequence ATGCGAAAAGTCATCGTATTCGAACATCTATCTTTAGATGGTGTCGTTCAAGCACCGAGTGGAAAGGAGGAGGATGTAAACAACGATTTCGAACATGGTGGCTGGACCGTTCCTTTTCAACATCCTGAGATCGGTCAAGTCATTCGCGGATGGATGCATGAGGACTGCTCTCTGTTGCTCGGTCGAGCGACTTACGAACAATGGGCAAGTTATTGGCCACTCCACTCAGATGTCTGGCCGATTGCCGATCATGCCATGAAGTATGTCGCTACGCGTCATGCACTACCTGTCCTTTGGCAGCCGACAACTTGTTTGAAGCATCCGACTTCTGAACTAAAGCTTTTGAAACAACAGGATGGCCCACCGTTTCATATCTGGGGCAGTAGTGAACTCGTTCATACACTTTATCAAGCGGATTTGATCGATGAGCTTCGCTTGATCCATTATCCTGTCATCATCGGTTCCGGTAAGCGTCTCTTTCCCGATCAAAGAATGGTTCCCCTCACTTGGAACGTCATGGAACAACACACGTTTGATAACGGAGTGTCAATCATTCGCTATGAACGAAATAAGAATCAAATATAA
- a CDS encoding DUF2627 family protein, protein MRIIGLLSLLIPGIIGAIGIKLMRDSVFLIAQVPFKYLGDAAYVYVLQGLVGLILAMGGIGFVAGYVFYRDRKRGKVSDRYQKK, encoded by the coding sequence ATGCGTATCATTGGTTTGCTCTCATTATTAATCCCCGGCATCATCGGCGCGATTGGTATTAAGCTCATGCGCGACAGTGTCTTTCTAATTGCGCAAGTGCCGTTTAAATACTTAGGCGATGCGGCTTACGTATATGTATTGCAAGGTCTCGTTGGGTTGATTCTTGCGATGGGTGGTATTGGATTTGTCGCAGGATATGTCTTTTATCGCGATCGAAAACGTGGAAAAGTCTCCGACCGCTATCAAAAAAAATAA
- a CDS encoding sigma-54-dependent Fis family transcriptional regulator, with amino-acid sequence MHHLLVVGAGQGGTEVLHAFQRSPLLTVIGLVDPNMEAPGVALARRADIRIETNWSAFEGADVDFIIDATGESGVLEQLIHDFPGAAVLPGEFVRVLLERLTEKEKMLEAIIHCTSEAISVADQDGQTMLINPAYTRMTGFTERDVVGKPASADIGMQESVHLKVLNTGENVRDVRMKIGQDQRDIIVNAAPVIVDGQVRGSVGVIRDISEMKALAKELKAARQKIRTLEAKYTFDDIIAESEAMRFVVDQAKLAATMPVNVLIRGESGTGKELFAHAIHAASERKYEQFVRVNCAAIAPTLLESELFGYEEGAFSGARRGGKRGYFEEAHGGSLFLDEIGELPLDVQAKLLRVLQENEVVRVGGTKAIPVDVRIIAATNANLEQKIIMNEFREDLYYRINRLPIHIPALRERPDDIAPLTLHLLRKLNQSYGRSVGRISDDVLEAMKKQPWKGNVRELENVIGRALIFTDKTETVLRKGHLQLVVPQTTKVTTRQKKEIKHLSDEMSHVEERLIREALTAFNGNKTEAAKQLGISLRALYYKVERFNIYS; translated from the coding sequence ATGCATCATCTACTCGTCGTCGGAGCAGGTCAAGGGGGAACAGAGGTCTTGCACGCATTTCAACGTTCACCACTATTAACGGTCATCGGTCTTGTTGATCCAAACATGGAGGCGCCTGGGGTAGCGCTTGCACGGCGCGCGGACATTCGGATCGAAACGAACTGGTCAGCATTCGAAGGAGCAGACGTCGATTTCATCATTGACGCTACGGGAGAAAGTGGCGTACTCGAACAATTAATCCATGATTTTCCGGGAGCGGCGGTCTTACCGGGTGAATTCGTCAGAGTGTTACTTGAACGTCTGACTGAAAAAGAGAAAATGCTCGAAGCAATCATTCATTGTACGAGCGAAGCGATTTCCGTCGCCGATCAAGACGGACAGACGATGCTGATTAATCCGGCGTATACGCGAATGACCGGTTTCACAGAACGAGATGTCGTCGGAAAACCGGCTAGCGCCGATATCGGGATGCAAGAATCCGTTCATTTGAAAGTCTTGAATACAGGCGAGAACGTGCGAGATGTTCGTATGAAGATCGGACAAGATCAACGCGATATCATCGTCAACGCAGCACCTGTCATCGTCGATGGACAAGTCCGCGGTTCCGTTGGGGTCATTCGAGATATTTCGGAAATGAAGGCTCTAGCAAAAGAATTAAAGGCAGCGCGACAAAAAATCCGGACACTCGAAGCTAAATATACATTCGATGATATCATCGCCGAGAGTGAAGCAATGCGCTTCGTCGTCGATCAAGCGAAGCTTGCGGCAACGATGCCAGTCAACGTCTTGATTCGCGGTGAATCCGGAACCGGTAAAGAACTGTTCGCACATGCGATCCATGCAGCGAGCGAACGCAAATATGAACAATTCGTCCGCGTCAACTGTGCGGCGATTGCACCGACGTTACTCGAAAGTGAACTATTCGGGTACGAGGAAGGCGCGTTCTCAGGAGCGCGGCGCGGCGGGAAACGGGGATATTTCGAAGAAGCACACGGAGGTTCGCTATTCTTAGATGAGATCGGCGAATTGCCACTCGACGTCCAAGCCAAACTGTTACGGGTGTTACAGGAAAATGAAGTCGTCCGTGTCGGTGGCACGAAGGCGATTCCGGTTGATGTCCGCATCATCGCGGCGACGAATGCCAATCTCGAACAAAAAATCATCATGAATGAGTTCCGAGAAGATCTTTATTACCGGATTAATCGTTTACCGATTCACATACCGGCACTACGTGAGCGTCCGGATGATATCGCACCGTTAACCTTACACCTACTCCGCAAATTGAATCAAAGTTATGGACGATCGGTCGGACGGATCTCGGATGATGTACTCGAAGCAATGAAGAAGCAACCGTGGAAAGGAAACGTCCGCGAGCTTGAAAATGTCATCGGTCGCGCATTGATTTTTACGGATAAAACAGAAACGGTCTTACGAAAAGGACATCTTCAACTTGTCGTGCCACAAACAACAAAAGTCACGACGAGACAGAAAAAGGAAATCAAACATTTATCCGACGAGATGTCTCACGTCGAAGAACGATTGATCCGGGAAGCGCTTACTGCTTTTAATGGCAACAAAACAGAAGCCGCAAAACAACTTGGGATTTCTCTCCGGGCACTTTATTACAAAGTGGAACGATTTAACATTTATTCATGA
- the yqiS gene encoding phosphate butyryltransferase: MRFSEMVEQAARLEDSVVAIAAADDEEVMDAVALAIENDLARFHLFGDATRIQQMIQKRTLRESQFVITHTSTSQEAAERAAHAVRKGDASVLMKGLVPTAMFMKAVLNKETGLRSGNVLSHVALFEVPGRESAIGLTDAAIHIQPTLEDKVKIIENGVSALRALGYGLPKVAVLAAVEVVNPTMQATIDAALLTQMNRRGQIKDCLVDGPLALDNAVNLVAAQQKGLAGDVAGQADLLVVPQIEVGNVIYKSLMYFAHASVAAILVGARAPVVLTSRADTAEAKMYSLAFALLNAQQTKKVKQTI; encoded by the coding sequence GTGAGATTCAGTGAAATGGTCGAGCAGGCAGCTCGACTCGAAGATTCCGTCGTTGCGATTGCAGCTGCGGATGACGAAGAAGTGATGGATGCTGTCGCATTAGCAATTGAAAACGATTTAGCGCGTTTTCATTTGTTCGGGGATGCGACACGGATTCAGCAGATGATTCAAAAACGGACATTACGAGAGTCGCAGTTCGTGATCACCCACACCTCTACATCGCAAGAAGCGGCAGAGCGTGCCGCTCATGCCGTTCGCAAAGGGGATGCGAGTGTCTTGATGAAAGGTCTTGTTCCGACAGCGATGTTCATGAAAGCTGTCTTGAACAAAGAAACGGGTCTGCGTTCTGGAAATGTCCTGTCGCATGTCGCGTTGTTCGAAGTGCCAGGGCGTGAATCAGCGATCGGATTGACCGATGCAGCGATTCATATCCAACCGACACTCGAAGATAAGGTAAAAATTATCGAAAACGGTGTCTCCGCCTTACGAGCGCTTGGATACGGATTACCGAAAGTCGCAGTCTTAGCAGCCGTCGAAGTCGTCAATCCGACGATGCAGGCAACGATAGACGCTGCCCTACTGACGCAAATGAACCGACGTGGTCAAATCAAGGATTGCCTTGTAGACGGACCACTTGCGCTCGACAATGCCGTGAATCTCGTCGCTGCCCAGCAAAAAGGCTTGGCGGGAGACGTAGCAGGGCAGGCGGATTTACTCGTCGTTCCGCAAATCGAAGTTGGGAACGTTATCTACAAATCGCTCATGTATTTCGCACATGCCTCAGTGGCGGCGATTCTCGTCGGAGCGCGGGCTCCAGTTGTATTGACAAGCCGCGCCGATACAGCAGAAGCAAAAATGTACTCACTAGCCTTTGCGCTATTAAATGCTCAACAGACGAAAAAAGTAAAACAAACAATCTGA
- a CDS encoding Leu/Phe/Val dehydrogenase — translation MVETNVESRFSIFETMEMEDYEQVVFCHDKVSGLKAIIAIHDTTLGPALGGLRMWNYASDEEALIDALRLSKGMTYKNAAAGLNLGGGKAVIIGDAKTQKSEALFRAFGRYVQSLNGRYITAEDVNTTVADMDYIHMETDFVTGVSPAFGSSGNPSPVTAYGVYRGMKAAAKEVYGTDSLGGKTIAIQGVGNVAFNLCRHLHEEGAKLIVTDINQEALQRAEEAFGALIVAPEDIYSVEADIFAPCALGATLNDETIPQLKVKIIAGAANNQLKEDRHGDMLEERDILYVPDFVINAGGVINVADELDGYNRDRAMKKVELVYDAVTKVFEIAKRDHLPTYRAAEKMAEERIATMRSARSQFLRRDKNILGSRG, via the coding sequence ATGGTCGAAACAAATGTAGAATCACGCTTCAGTATCTTTGAAACAATGGAGATGGAAGATTACGAACAAGTTGTTTTTTGCCACGATAAAGTATCTGGATTAAAAGCAATCATCGCGATTCATGACACGACACTCGGACCGGCACTCGGTGGACTTCGTATGTGGAATTATGCATCTGATGAAGAGGCATTGATTGATGCGCTCCGTTTATCAAAAGGGATGACGTATAAGAATGCAGCCGCTGGTTTGAACCTTGGTGGTGGCAAAGCAGTCATCATCGGCGATGCGAAGACACAAAAATCAGAAGCACTCTTCCGGGCATTCGGACGTTACGTCCAGTCACTGAACGGTCGTTATATTACAGCAGAAGATGTCAATACGACGGTTGCAGACATGGATTACATCCATATGGAGACGGACTTCGTCACTGGTGTCAGCCCAGCATTCGGATCAAGTGGTAACCCATCACCAGTTACGGCATACGGTGTCTACCGTGGTATGAAAGCAGCGGCAAAAGAAGTGTACGGAACAGATTCACTTGGTGGAAAAACGATTGCGATCCAAGGTGTCGGTAACGTTGCCTTCAATCTATGCCGTCATTTGCATGAAGAAGGGGCGAAACTGATCGTCACGGACATCAACCAAGAAGCACTTCAACGTGCTGAAGAAGCATTCGGTGCCTTGATCGTCGCACCAGAAGACATTTATAGCGTCGAAGCGGACATCTTTGCGCCATGTGCCCTCGGTGCGACATTAAACGACGAGACGATTCCACAATTGAAAGTCAAAATCATCGCTGGTGCGGCAAATAACCAACTTAAAGAAGACCGTCACGGTGACATGCTCGAAGAACGCGATATCTTATACGTACCAGACTTCGTCATCAATGCGGGTGGTGTCATCAACGTTGCCGATGAACTCGACGGATACAACCGTGATCGTGCTATGAAAAAAGTTGAACTCGTCTACGACGCGGTCACAAAAGTATTCGAGATCGCAAAACGCGATCATTTACCGACATATCGTGCTGCGGAGAAAATGGCAGAAGAGCGTATCGCAACGATGCGTAGTGCCCGCAGCCAATTCTTACGTCGTGATAAAAACATTCTAGGATCACGCGGCTGA
- the buk gene encoding butyrate kinase — protein MSERILTINPGSTSTKIGIFEGPNPVFMKTLRHPAEAVRGPLPAQLEMRRHVVLEVLAEEQIDLKALTAVVGRGGLLRPLVSGTYAVNREMREDLLSGIFGVHASNLGGLLADEIARTLDIPSFIVDPVVVDELEPIARITGLPELERKSIFHALNQKAVAKRYAKEIGRPYEELRLIIAHMGGGITVGVHHEGRVIDVNNGLDGEGPFSPERSGSLPVGQLVELCYSTKYKLEEMKRLVVGSGGLVAHLGTFDAVEIERRIEEGDEKAALLYEAMAYRIAKEIAGQSAVLFGQIDAIILTGGLAYSDRLTRMIEERVAHLGQVVRSPGEDELQALAEGVLRVLRGEEEVKEYGGEPTWLENSTSLS, from the coding sequence ATGAGCGAACGTATTTTGACGATCAATCCCGGTTCGACTTCGACGAAGATCGGTATCTTCGAAGGACCAAACCCGGTGTTCATGAAGACGTTACGCCATCCAGCGGAAGCGGTCAGAGGACCGCTTCCAGCGCAGCTGGAGATGCGTCGTCATGTAGTACTCGAAGTGTTAGCTGAAGAACAGATTGATTTGAAAGCGCTTACTGCAGTCGTTGGTCGTGGTGGGTTACTCCGACCGCTTGTCAGCGGTACGTATGCGGTCAACAGAGAAATGCGAGAAGACTTACTCAGCGGTATTTTTGGCGTTCATGCATCGAACCTCGGTGGACTCCTTGCGGATGAGATTGCTCGGACACTCGACATCCCATCATTCATCGTTGATCCGGTCGTCGTTGACGAACTAGAACCGATTGCGCGTATTACAGGCTTACCTGAACTTGAACGAAAAAGTATTTTCCATGCCTTGAATCAGAAAGCTGTTGCGAAACGGTACGCGAAGGAAATCGGACGTCCATACGAGGAACTGCGCCTGATCATTGCACACATGGGTGGCGGCATTACAGTCGGCGTACACCATGAAGGGCGTGTTATCGATGTCAACAATGGACTCGATGGAGAAGGACCGTTTTCGCCAGAACGAAGCGGATCGCTACCTGTTGGTCAACTAGTAGAACTATGTTATAGTACCAAGTATAAACTTGAAGAGATGAAGCGTCTGGTCGTTGGGTCAGGCGGACTTGTTGCGCACTTAGGTACGTTTGACGCGGTTGAGATCGAGCGCCGGATTGAAGAAGGCGATGAAAAAGCGGCATTGTTATATGAAGCGATGGCGTACCGGATCGCGAAAGAAATCGCTGGTCAAAGTGCTGTCTTGTTCGGTCAGATCGACGCGATCATTCTAACAGGCGGACTTGCTTATAGTGATCGGTTGACGCGTATGATCGAAGAACGCGTCGCCCACCTTGGTCAAGTCGTGCGTAGTCCTGGTGAAGATGAGTTGCAGGCGCTCGCAGAAGGAGTGTTGCGTGTCTTACGTGGGGAAGAGGAAGTTAAGGAATATGGAGGCGAACCAACATGGCTAGAGAATTCGACGTCGTTGTCCTAG
- the lpdA gene encoding dihydrolipoyl dehydrogenase, giving the protein MAREFDVVVLGGGPGGYVAAIRAAQAGKSVAIVEQGKLGGTCLHRGCIPSKAFLKSAAVYQTVKHATTYGVDVPESFLRFEQVKQRKQEIVDGLEAGIQHLMKKGKIEVFHGRGSILGPSIFSPMPGTISVEPEEGEGELILPRQLIVATGSRPRPLNGLAFDSEYVLSSDDALDMADLPKSIVIIGGGVIGVEWASMLTDFDVAVTVVEFSDRILPTEDAAVSREVARQLKKRGVKIHTGAAAQSDTFRMSEDGVSIAIDRNGEQTTLEADKLLVAIGRMANVEGIGIENTNIVVENGFIQVDDYFRTKDQHIYAIGDVIGRLQLAHVASAEGVKAVEAIVNGTTTPLEYAFVPRCIYSVPEAASVGLTEDEAKRAGMDVKVGSFSFNGLGKARIEGEAAGFIKLVSDAKTDDLVGVHIVGPKATELISEGGLALVLNATAWEVGQLVHPHPALSEAFGEAALAVDGLAVHA; this is encoded by the coding sequence ATGGCTAGAGAATTCGACGTCGTTGTCCTAGGTGGAGGACCCGGTGGATATGTCGCCGCGATCCGTGCAGCACAAGCCGGGAAGTCGGTAGCAATCGTAGAACAAGGAAAATTAGGCGGGACATGCTTACATCGTGGCTGCATCCCCTCTAAAGCCTTTTTGAAATCAGCAGCAGTCTATCAGACGGTCAAACACGCTACTACATATGGCGTGGACGTACCGGAATCGTTTTTACGATTCGAACAGGTCAAACAACGCAAACAAGAGATCGTAGATGGATTAGAGGCAGGCATTCAGCACCTGATGAAAAAAGGAAAGATTGAAGTCTTTCATGGTCGGGGTTCGATTCTTGGACCAAGTATCTTTTCACCGATGCCCGGAACAATCAGTGTCGAGCCGGAAGAAGGCGAAGGCGAGTTGATTCTTCCACGCCAATTGATCGTTGCGACAGGATCACGTCCACGTCCACTGAACGGTCTTGCTTTTGATTCAGAGTATGTCCTCAGTTCGGATGATGCGCTCGATATGGCAGATTTGCCAAAATCAATCGTCATCATCGGCGGCGGCGTCATCGGTGTCGAATGGGCATCGATGTTGACGGATTTTGACGTCGCAGTAACGGTCGTTGAATTCAGCGACCGGATTTTACCGACAGAAGATGCGGCAGTCAGTCGTGAAGTCGCCCGCCAACTAAAAAAGCGGGGCGTCAAGATTCATACGGGCGCAGCTGCACAAAGTGATACGTTCCGTATGTCTGAAGACGGCGTATCGATCGCGATCGACCGTAACGGAGAACAGACGACGCTTGAAGCGGATAAGTTGCTCGTCGCCATCGGTCGGATGGCGAATGTCGAAGGTATCGGAATCGAAAACACAAATATCGTCGTCGAAAATGGCTTCATCCAAGTGGATGACTATTTCCGGACGAAGGATCAACATATCTATGCAATCGGCGATGTCATCGGTCGCTTGCAACTCGCGCACGTCGCGTCAGCAGAAGGCGTCAAAGCAGTCGAGGCGATCGTAAACGGAACGACGACACCACTTGAATATGCGTTCGTACCACGTTGTATCTACAGCGTACCGGAAGCGGCATCGGTCGGTTTAACGGAAGACGAAGCGAAACGTGCCGGAATGGACGTTAAGGTCGGGAGCTTCTCGTTCAATGGGTTAGGAAAAGCGCGGATTGAAGGAGAAGCAGCAGGCTTCATCAAGCTCGTCTCGGATGCGAAGACAGATGATCTCGTCGGCGTTCACATCGTCGGACCAAAAGCAACGGAACTGATTAGTGAAGGTGGGTTAGCGCTCGTACTCAATGCAACGGCATGGGAAGTTGGACAGCTCGTGCATCCGCACCCGGCCTTATCAGAAGCATTTGGAGAAGCAGCACTTGCAGTCGACGGACTTGCGGTTCACGCCTAA
- a CDS encoding thiamine pyrophosphate-dependent dehydrogenase E1 component subunit alpha codes for MEKIEFKELVELGLTEQDAIHMFETMVRARKIDERMWKLNRAGKIPFLVSCQGQEAAQVGAAFALEKGTDYILPYYRDLGVVLHFGQTSRDIMLSAFAKAEDPNSGGRQMPGHYGSRALNIVTGSSPVTTQVPHAVGIALAAKMRKEPLVAYVSFGEGSSNQGDFHEGANFAGIHKLPVILFCENNKYAISTPLSKQLSAKHVADRAIGYGMPGYTVDGIDPLAVFKVVKEARERGLRGEGPTLIEVEVERLVPHSSDDDDKSYRSAEELDALKARDGIKLFRARLIEMGVLTEETATEIEQAMEKEVDEATAYAEAAAYDAPENALRYVYDEEETK; via the coding sequence ATGGAAAAGATAGAATTCAAAGAATTGGTAGAACTCGGATTAACGGAACAAGACGCGATTCACATGTTCGAAACGATGGTCCGTGCGCGGAAAATCGATGAACGGATGTGGAAGTTGAACCGAGCAGGTAAAATTCCCTTCCTCGTCTCGTGTCAAGGACAAGAAGCGGCTCAAGTCGGTGCAGCGTTCGCACTCGAAAAAGGAACAGATTACATTTTGCCGTATTACCGTGATTTAGGTGTCGTCTTGCACTTCGGTCAAACGTCACGCGATATCATGCTATCGGCATTCGCCAAAGCAGAAGATCCGAACTCAGGTGGTCGCCAAATGCCAGGACACTACGGTTCACGTGCCTTGAACATCGTGACAGGTTCAAGTCCGGTTACGACGCAAGTACCACATGCTGTTGGAATTGCACTGGCTGCGAAGATGCGTAAGGAGCCACTCGTTGCTTACGTCTCGTTCGGTGAAGGTTCTTCAAACCAAGGTGATTTCCATGAAGGAGCAAACTTTGCCGGAATTCATAAGCTTCCTGTCATCTTGTTCTGTGAAAATAATAAATACGCGATTTCGACACCACTTTCGAAACAGCTGTCAGCTAAACACGTTGCTGACCGGGCGATTGGCTATGGTATGCCAGGATATACAGTGGACGGTATTGATCCACTTGCTGTCTTCAAAGTCGTCAAAGAAGCACGCGAACGTGGATTACGGGGAGAAGGTCCAACCTTAATCGAAGTTGAAGTCGAACGTCTCGTGCCACACTCATCCGATGATGACGATAAATCATACCGTTCTGCTGAAGAACTCGATGCCTTAAAAGCACGTGACGGAATCAAACTCTTCCGTGCGCGTCTGATTGAAATGGGTGTCTTGACTGAAGAAACAGCGACTGAAATCGAACAAGCGATGGAGAAAGAAGTCGATGAAGCAACGGCGTATGCTGAAGCAGCGGCTTACGATGCGCCAGAAAATGCATTACGTTACGTGTACGACGAGGAGGAAACGAAATGA
- a CDS encoding alpha-ketoacid dehydrogenase subunit beta, protein MTTLSLIEAINSAIKEEMERDESVFILGEDVGVRGGVFRATQGLLEQFGEERVIDAPLAESAIAGVGIGAAMYGMRPIAEMQFADFIMPAVNQIVSEAAKIRYRSNNDWTCPIVIRAPFGGGIHGALYHSQSVEAMFNSTPGLKIVIPSNPYDAKGLLKAAIRSNDPVLFFEHKRGYRLLKGDVPEGDYTVEIGKADVKREGEDVTIITYGLCVHMALEAATRLEKDGIDVHILDLRTVYPIDREAVVEAAKKTGKVLLVTEDNKEGSVMSEVSAIIAEEALFDLDAPIERLCGPDVPAMPYAPTMEKFFNISSEKIEDKIRTLHAY, encoded by the coding sequence ATGACGACGTTAAGTTTAATCGAAGCGATCAATAGTGCAATCAAAGAAGAGATGGAGCGCGACGAGTCCGTCTTCATCCTCGGCGAAGATGTCGGTGTCCGTGGTGGTGTTTTCCGGGCGACACAAGGGTTGCTTGAACAATTCGGAGAAGAACGTGTCATCGATGCACCGCTCGCTGAGAGTGCGATTGCTGGTGTCGGAATCGGAGCTGCGATGTACGGTATGCGTCCAATTGCTGAAATGCAATTCGCTGATTTCATCATGCCAGCGGTCAACCAAATCGTCAGTGAAGCAGCAAAGATTCGATACCGTTCGAACAATGACTGGACGTGTCCGATCGTTATCCGCGCACCGTTCGGTGGTGGTATTCACGGGGCGCTCTATCATTCTCAATCGGTCGAGGCGATGTTCAACTCGACGCCAGGTCTGAAGATCGTCATCCCGTCTAATCCATACGATGCGAAAGGATTGCTAAAGGCAGCCATTCGTTCGAATGACCCGGTCTTGTTCTTCGAGCATAAACGGGGCTATCGTCTATTGAAGGGAGATGTCCCTGAAGGCGATTATACGGTTGAAATCGGTAAAGCAGACGTCAAGCGTGAGGGCGAAGACGTGACGATTATTACCTACGGACTGTGTGTCCATATGGCACTCGAGGCGGCAACACGTCTTGAAAAAGACGGAATCGATGTTCACATCCTTGACTTGCGGACTGTTTATCCAATCGACCGCGAAGCAGTCGTCGAAGCAGCGAAAAAGACGGGGAAAGTCTTGCTCGTCACGGAAGACAATAAAGAAGGTAGCGTCATGAGTGAAGTATCGGCGATCATTGCAGAAGAAGCCTTGTTCGATCTTGATGCACCAATCGAACGACTCTGTGGTCCAGACGTACCAGCGATGCCATACGCTCCGACGATGGAGAAGTTCTTCAACATCTCAAGTGAGAAAATTGAAGATAAAATCCGGACGTTACACGCATACTAA